Genomic segment of Paenibacillus sp. FSL R5-0623:
AACATTTCTCCGGCTGGAGATAACGTCATGCCTCGATTATGACGAATGAACAACGTTGTACCTACTTCTGCTTCCAGATGCCGGATTCGTGCCGTTACGTTGGATTGAACATACCCCAGTTTAGAAGCAGCTTTGGTCAGATTCCCTTCCTGTGCAACACACTGAAATATTCTAAGATCCCCGCTTTCCATGGTCCCCCCACTCTGACATCATTCAAAATGATATCCGCTTCATTACCAATCATTATACTTCATGTGTAAACCGGACTACAATTCATGTAGATCCCTAACCAGTCATCTGACTGGATGATGATAAGGAGTGTTCAGCATGACATACTGGAAAAATAGAGTTGCTCTGATCACAGGTGGTGGAACAGGTATAGGTCGTGCTGTAAGTGAGATGCTCGCTGAACGCGGAGCCTTGGTCGCTGTCAACTATTCCCGCTCACAAGATGCAGCAAGAGAGACTGTTCAACACATTTTGGATACAGGAGGTCATGCATTCGCCGTTCAAGCCAATGTTGCCAATGATCTTGATGTCCGGCGGATGGTCACTACAATAACTGAAACCTACGGCCCGATCACTGCACTTGTAAATAACGCCGGAATCACGCGTCATATCCCCATGCACGATCTGGAGTCTGTTACAGATGACGTCTGGAATGAGCTGGTTGATGTGAATGTGAAAGGCATGTTTCATTGCGCTCGTGCAGTGACGGAAGGTATGAGACAGGCTGGCGGTGGTTCTATCGTAAATCTGGGCAGCATCGCAGGCAGTACGGGCTCGGGCTCCTCCCTCCCTTACGCCGTCTCCAAAGCGGCAGTTCATGGGCTGACCTTATCACTTGCGCACGCACTCTCACCACACATTCGGGTGAATGCTATCGTCCCTGGCGCAGTTTCTACAAGGTGGTGGGCTGGAAACGAGGAGCGAATGTATCGTCTTGGCGGAGAAGTGTTATTACAACATATTGCCTCACCTGAAGATATCGCACACATGATCTGTGCTGCGCTGGAACAGCAATCCATGACCGGGCAGCTAATTACTGTAGATAGCGGACAGACGTTATGAGCTCCAGTCATGATAAAGATACCCGGATCATCAAACCATTGAAATATACACTATTGATCATTTTGACAACGCTAATCATGGGTACTTCTTTTCCAGTTGGCAAGATCGGCATGTTATATGCCCCACCTTTCCTGCTCATGGGCATACGTTATATACTGGCAGGTGGCTTGATGGCCTTGTTCCTTCGTAAACGTCCTTTGCCTACTGGATGGCAGTCTTGGTTGAAAATAATCCTCATTGGCCTGTTCCAATCCGCAGGAGTGATGGGCTGCGCCTACTACAGCATGAACTGGATTACATCCGGTGAATCCGCCATTATTACGTTTACCAATCCGCTACTGGTCATTATCCTCAGTGCTCTCTTATATAGAGTGACCTACCGTTTCAGTCAGTGGATCGGTGTTATACTCGGTTTCATCGGGATAATGTTAACTTTTGGGTGGCAGATGAGCTTTAGCCCCGGAACCTGGATTGGATTTGGTGGTGCGATCTCCTTTGCCGTGTCCACATTGCTCATCAAACGCTGGGGCGATGGCTACGATACTTTTGTCTTAACTGCCTATCAGATGCTCGCGGGAGGTGCTACGCTTCTTCTACTTAGTGTATGGACTGAACAGCCTCACTTTACGGTCAATACCACCTCGGTTATGGCGCTGCTCTGGTTAACGCTTGTTTGCTCCATCATTCAGTTTTCACTCTGGTTTTATCTGCTTCAGAATAGTGACCCAGCCCAAACCAGTTCGTATCTGTTTCTGGCACCGTTCTTTGGTGTACTATCGAGTTGGATTTTACTAGGAGAGCAGGTTCAGTGGTTTGCATTAGCAGGCGGTTTATTCATTGGTGTTGGCATATTCCTGGTGAACCGTCGCTCATCCTGAATGAGAAATAGCGTAACATAACTTGAACTTCTTCATCGTTCTTCCTTGGAAGATTAATCATTTTACGCACAAAAGCAACAAAAGGCATGCGCTTATGGGACTTTCCCATGAACTCATGCCCTTTGTTGTATAAGTAAACTCTATCTAACCAAGCTCTGGCCAACCCTGAATGGTTACGGACTCGCCATCGGGATTATGTGTTGCAGCCGCATAGATCGGCAGTTCACCGTCATGGAACAACCACAATTCGTGCAAGGCCCGTGTACAACCAACGTACAACAGCTTTGCATCACCCGCATTTGGCAAATAATGCTTCTGGTCTACGTCTGCCACAATAACGGCATCAAACTCCAACCCTTTGGACAAGTAGACCGGTAAAACGGAGTGTCCACCCGTGTACTGCTTTTTGCCACCATCGATCAGGTTTAGATCCCAGCCTGCGTCCTGAAGTTCACGATGAAGTTCCTCTGCTTCATGCAGTGTACGGGTCAGGATGGAGACCGTTCGGTAGTCTTTGACGGTTAATACCTTCAAAGCCTGCTCCAGACTCGCCGTCCGCCCTTCCCCTCCATAAGCCAACGTCCGAACCGGATCACCACTACGGAAAACAGGGATCGCCGTAAT
This window contains:
- a CDS encoding SDR family NAD(P)-dependent oxidoreductase — its product is MTYWKNRVALITGGGTGIGRAVSEMLAERGALVAVNYSRSQDAARETVQHILDTGGHAFAVQANVANDLDVRRMVTTITETYGPITALVNNAGITRHIPMHDLESVTDDVWNELVDVNVKGMFHCARAVTEGMRQAGGGSIVNLGSIAGSTGSGSSLPYAVSKAAVHGLTLSLAHALSPHIRVNAIVPGAVSTRWWAGNEERMYRLGGEVLLQHIASPEDIAHMICAALEQQSMTGQLITVDSGQTL
- a CDS encoding EamA family transporter; the encoded protein is MSSSHDKDTRIIKPLKYTLLIILTTLIMGTSFPVGKIGMLYAPPFLLMGIRYILAGGLMALFLRKRPLPTGWQSWLKIILIGLFQSAGVMGCAYYSMNWITSGESAIITFTNPLLVIILSALLYRVTYRFSQWIGVILGFIGIMLTFGWQMSFSPGTWIGFGGAISFAVSTLLIKRWGDGYDTFVLTAYQMLAGGATLLLLSVWTEQPHFTVNTTSVMALLWLTLVCSIIQFSLWFYLLQNSDPAQTSSYLFLAPFFGVLSSWILLGEQVQWFALAGGLFIGVGIFLVNRRSS